Genomic window (Calonectris borealis chromosome 18, bCalBor7.hap1.2, whole genome shotgun sequence):
AGACACTCATTGCCAGTTTGACGAGAGCTGAGGCTACTGCGAAAACACAATGTCCAGCTTCTAgggaaatacctttttctttacaCTGATGCACTGCAGAGGGCATTCTGTCTTGCTGCGAGGATTGATGAATCAGCGGCAATGGAAGGTTTAGGTGTTATAATAGAAAGGTTGCAACAGGAGTTTGCTTGGCATGTGTTCTTACATAGGTGAGCACATATTTTCTGGGAGGTTCACTGGGATAATCCCAAGACTTATAATAAGAGTGTAATTACCAAAGCGCTACACACCCTTTTCTGCTTATTGCAAGTCTGAGGCATCAAACTATGATTTGTGAAGTTTGTCGGAAGTCCTTAATACTAGCTGTGATACAGATTTAGATCTAGCTGGCTGAAATGTTTGCTGAAGCCACAGAAGGAACTTGTTTCCATTTGACCCTTTGCTCCTGTGAAAGCCAAAAAGTGGACTGAAATCTATTTTCAAATGGGATTTTCCCTTGATGTATAAACGTGACTAGTTTGGCTAGTGAGGCAGAATGTGGAGGTTGTGCAATGCGGTAAGCTTACCACTGAGTTTTTCACTCTGTTGTGCCAttgttttctgcagctgtgaGAACATTCAGCCTTTTATTGAGGAATTTCTACAGATATTCACTTCGGTGCTTCAGGAAAGGAGGTGAGTCTCACCGAAAGAGGCCCAAGGGGAGGGTCAGCTTGCCGCCTTCTTCCACTCTTTACAACAGAATTGCCCGAGACATTATTATGAGGCATTACGAGACATTTGGGAGTTAGTAATCATTCTAACTAGTTGGGAGAACTGCTGTGAGAGGATTTCAGACTGCAGTACAGACTTTATTGTAAAGGTGAGGAGGATGTTGCATGACGCTGGAGAATGTTATTCTTCACTCTCTTTAATCCAGGCTTTCAAAGTGGAGGATAGCAATTTACCCATTAGCTACCTTGGCAAGTTAGGCTATTATTACTGATCTGTGCTTTTCAACTGGGGTGACCACACCAGAAAGATATTAAGTGCTAATGCTGAAGATGCGAAATGAATAAGTGGCAGAACTGGGAATTCGATCTTGTCCTCCTGACGATGCTGTCATTCTGATCATGTTCAAACCATATTTTCTCTGTAATGCGGCACTGGGTTACAGGTCTCAACGTCATGAAGGGTGTTGCAGCTGGCTCTGATGGCTTCGGGGAAAGTGATGCTGCAGCATAATGGGGGCAAAATCAGACGCGGCAACCCGTGCTGGAATTCAGTATTGGGTGAGAGGTTGTACGGGTTCTGCCTGAGCGGTGAGGAAGTCAAAGTGGCATAGCAGGGCTGGTAGCGTGTGACAGTCTGCTGGTAATTTATTCTTGAGTTCGACTGATTAAACTTGCTTCTGCATTTTCAGATTTCTCTGTGACTATGATGAGCTGTTTCCTGTTGAGGATGATGTCAGTCTGCTTCAGCAAGCATCCTCCACACTGTATCCTTTGTCACCTTGGGGTTTTGCAGACCTGGCTGCTCTTGGATTCCTTCATGCCAGTGGCATTTCCAGTGTTGCTGCCTCTGGTTAAGCTGCATGACTGACAGTGAGTGATGGaaagttttctcttaaaaaaagaaaggggggaatgTTAATGTAGACACAGGCTTGGGAGTCACTGAAAATTGCATAGTTGCTTCAAGGTGAGGTCTGAATATGTGCATCTAGAAATGTCCTTAATGCTGTCCTCTTAGAGATGAGACCAGGACAGCCTATATCCTCCAAGCAGTGGAAAGCGCATGGGAAGGGATAGACAGGAAAAAAGCACAAGGTGTTAAAGATCCAACACCACCAGCAGCATCTAATGGAGCATCAGCAATAGTGGAGAGCACTGCTGAGGACATGGAAGAGCTCGGGGCGACATATGCGTCAGAGGATGAGGTGGGTAGAGCTGTGTGGATAGGACTGGGTTCTGCTCTTTCTGTCCTTCATTCGTCTGTGAAGAGAGGATTGGTTTGCTCGGTTTTGGGGATTACATTAGATTTAGTCTCATTTCTTACCTTTGCGAGATTTCAGTGCAGCCCCATGTGCTTTGTGAAATGAGAAACAAAGCTACGTGTGAATCCCGGCTTTATCTTTGAGCAAATTGCTTCTAACTCCCTTTGGTGTGGGTTTCCTGTTGCTGTGGTTTATTTAAATACTGTGCTTCATCGCTGTAGTTCATGtgcatattttttaaatgcactgtTCATATGTTATTTGAGGGAGGGATTCTCCAGAGTGTCCTTGCTGACTCAGGGACAGGCAAAAGTCGTTGTGTGCCCAAGTCTGTGTCACAGAGCTTGTGTAGTATAAACAACTTGGCTGATTTCTCTTCTTTTGACTTCAGTCTTTGACTTCTTTGTGTTTAAATTCTGATAACCCAGactgctcctttccttttcttaatgTGCGTACCTGCCATCCCTCAGCCGTTGTCTCTTTCCAGTAATGCCACCGATTCTGTTTGGTATATGTAGTGTGCCGGTGCAGCTGCTGCGCCCGTTGTCAAGGTGTCTGGGGTGGAGCTGGACTCTCTGATCTCTCAAGTGAAAGACCTGCTGCCGGACCTTGGTGAGGGCTTCATCCTGGCCTGCCTGGAAGAGTACAGTTACAATGCGGAGCAAGTGATCAACAACATTCTAGAAGATAAACTGGTGCCATACTTGGATAAGCTGGACCGAACAATGCAAAGGTGTGGGACAACTTCTAGCACGGCTTTGatgccttttgttttttcatcTGTGCGTTGCTATTTAACATCATTCTTATTGAAGGTTAGACACTTGTAGAGCTCTAAGAAGTTGCATGTGCATTTTCGTGGGGTAGATTGCTGCAGTGAGAGCTTCTCATTGCCATCTGCCACTAGCTTTCTGCCCTTGTTGTGTCCCTGCAGAGGACTGGAATGTTCACTGCTCAGCATTTTAGCAGAGCAGATGCTGGGTCGTGGTTTGTGATGGAGGGACAAAAATACTTGTACATTAAACACTCAAATAAGAACCATTAAAATTccatcatggggacatgggccTAGTCTGAGCTGAGCAATAGAATGTGTTGCCTTCAAAAGTTATTTTGCTGCAGAGGACGGGGTCATGGGTGTTAAAATCCCAGCTGTCCTGCAGGAAAGGGCGTCTTCAGAGGAACTAATTCAGCTGAAATGTAACCTGCAGGGTCAAATATGGTATTGGAAAGGCTACCGTTTTGCCATTGAAGATAAACCAGAGAGAGATTGGAAATGGCAATTTAGATCCATTTTTATCTACCCTTTGACAAACTTGCCAGGCTTTTGCTTGCTTCTCTGGGTTGTACATGGATGTAGGGTTTGTAGCTGGCAGTGGAATTGAGTTGTTTTATTTGTCTGCAGCTGCTAGCATGTGTTTGTGCTGCAACAGCAGTTTCTGACTGAGTGTCAGGATGTGAATGTGCTGTTTGTTCATATTTCATGGAGGAATGGGCAGACTGTCTCATTGttgcattaaaaaaggaaagcatctttatcagaaaaatgatgtaaaaaatcTTAGTTTTGCAACAATCTTCGTGCTCTCACAGTCAGATCTGATGACTTTGGCACAAATGATGTGGGGTGGGCTTTTGGAAGGGTTGGTTTTTTCCTGCGAGGACAGCAGTTACAGAAGAtagggctggatttttttttttctgccgtTTGCATCTTGAAACAAAACTGTGAGTTCAATAGCAAATGTAGAATTTTGATCACTGCTGATTTTAGAAGTGAGCACAGCAGCGTTTTCAAATGCCCAGCTGAGCTACAAGCACCaacaaaatgaatgtgaaaataatGGTCTTTTGACTTATAAGTTGAACAAACATAAACCTGTAACCCTGAGAAAGAAGTAAGAAGGAATCATAGGGAGATAAATATCCTGAAATCAAGAGCGGAAAATTATTGGAATTTTTTCCAGCATGTAATTCATCATACTTAGTGTTTGGCTTTACTGAGTCACTGTTTTGAGACCAGGCAGTCTGTTGGATATTCCATGCTCCTGTACAGTTTTACTTATTCTTAAATGAacagaagaattttctttttgctttctgtaagtTGCTTTAGTTTCCCAACAAAGACAAGCTTTGAAAACTGTGTCTTTTATCTTAGACCAATGCTATGTGGTGGTTGTGCACGTACTGTAGTGCAGCTGTGAAATGAAGGAATAGCAATCGGTGACCCAGTCAGCCAGCACCACGCAGACAATCTTGGCATGCTGTGGATGACTTTGAGACTGACAAAGAATAAACCAAGGTCTTAGGAAGGAGAGGACTTGATCTTCCTCAGTTCACCTCTGgttttactctcttttttttttttttttttttaacagacagtTGAAGCCAGACCCTACTCCTCTAGTCACTTCTCGCTATAATGTTTTCCAGAATGATGAGTTTGATGTTTTCAGTAGGGATTCAGTGGATGTTTCTCGGATACAAAAAGGCAAGCGGTGAGTATTGTGCACCCTTAATTAACCCTGTCTGTCAGGAGGAATAAATATCTGTGAACCTGCAAATTTATTTCTCAAAGAAACCTCCTGCAGGAATTTGTTGGCAGGGGGTAAGGCTTATAGAATATGTTTCCCacctgtttcttctgtttctctgggaaagtgaaatgaaatattattagGGGGTTGGTTTCGGTTAGTGTTTTTCCTAATTGGCTTTCCTCTGTATGCTGCTAGAGTTTGCTCTGCCAAGCTCATTTGTAATGTCAGGCTCTTGCTTAATGGTCTTAATGTTAAACTTGTACTGAACAACAAACCTTGAAAAGCAACCATCTCTACGAGCCTGGGATTGTGACTCAGAACTGAGAATAAATAATGATTTGGTTTAGATCCAAGTGAAGCTTCAATACCCATCTACTTCAAAATCTGGTAACACTCAGTGGCTTAGACTGCTTTTGTTGTTCCTGCTGCTGTAAGCTTCTTGCAGAAGggcatttcctttgctttctgcctAGTTTGGCATGTTGTGCTGTGCCACACTCCATGCAAATTTAGGTTAGGGCATTGTCCTGCTGGCTCCCATTCATGTCAACTGTATCTCTATAATGTGGTTGATTTGTTTCAGATTCTTTTTATACACTTTCTCTAACCAGCCAAGTCTGATCTTTATGTTCTTATGTATTTACACAGAACGTAAATAAAAGTCTGGCTGGAGATTGAGCCACATGACCCTGGCAGCTCCCGGTTAAGGTTTTTGGTTGCAAAGCTGCATCAAACTCTCAGGAGAAAATCACTTTTGTCCCAAAGTCCAGTCGAACAACTTTTCAGCAGCGGTGCTATAGTGCTTATATTGGCTCAGCTaggcaagaaaataatttcttttctctctggacGATGACTTTTGAAGTCTCCATAGCTAAGAATTCGCAGGCAcaatctctctcttttctcctcatcGTGTTGCCTCGCTCAGAGTGCAGGCAGGCACCTTGTCAGCAGGAGCCCTGTGCACCGGCACGCTCGGTTACCTCCCACCTCCCCAAAGTCTTGCGCATGTGGGTGGCCGCTGCAGCGGCCGGACAAGGCCAGAGAGCACTCTGAGTTCAGCATGGTGCATCCAGCGTATGGAATAACCCTGCTGGGAGCTCCCTCTGCAGATCGCTTACAGAGCTTTGAAAGCTGTAAGTCATCTCTGGGCTGGGTTGTGGGACCCTGCTCCCGTGGCATTGCCCTCCGGCTGCTGCCAGGGAGGCTGTGTCCTCTCTCCAATGGAACATCGCTCCTTGAGAAGGCTGTCATCTCTTCGGCTGTACTGTTACGTGACCTCGTGGGATTATCCTCTTACTGCTGCTGTTCCTGGTGTCTCTTGGCCTCCCTCAGGCTATGTCTTCATTTCAAAACAGTTCTTCTTACACTGAGAACACTCTCTCTGCAGGACTCCAGATGCGTTATTTATGTTTTGAGTGGTTTTTAAAACCCGGAGGCAACTAGCTGGGATCAGCAATGTACACCCTACGCCCAGAGTTGACCATATCTAACTAAATCAGAGGATAAGCTATAGTACCTTGCTCTCTACGTTTTAATGTTCAGAACTCCATAAATATGAAGAGTGCGTCCTTCCAGCACTAAAAGTGCAACTTCCTCAGTAGCCCTTGTTCCACAAGCAAGAAACCTGATGTTTTACCGAAGCGTCTGGGGTAACAGGGTTCTCCTAGCCTAGTTTGAGATCTGCTTTGGATTCAAATTGTATcaatatatctttttttatcttttttttctcctttttaaattctTCTGCTCACCAAATTCTGCTTGTGTTTAGAGTGTTGTTGCTGCCTAAACATGATGTCGCAATAGTGCTTCAAAAGCCAGATCAGGTTGGGTCCCATTGCGCTAGCCGCTGTGCGGGTAAGTGTAAGCAGTTTGGGGCAGGGACTGTTAATCTGAAGGAGAAAGCCGCACCAGGATGAGGAGAAGAAACAAGCATGAGGAAACGAACATACTAGCATATACATGATTCTTTGCTGATCCTGAAAAGTGATCTCACCTGTCTCTGCCTGGCCAGCCATAATTGCTGGCTGAATCTGTCTCTTGAAGTCAGAGCATGTCCTGAACACCATGGGACTAGAGGAGTTATCCCACTGTTCTTCCTGGAATTGGTGCCTGAAACACTTCAGTGCAGCTCTTCTGCAGTCATCAGACCAGCTCAACAGGAAACAATTATCAAATACTTAGTTCAGTCTCATGCTGAATACCAACAGAAGATGTTATCCCAGCCTAGGTATGTGCGAACTAACCGCACGCTTTGTAGGGCATTTTGCAGCTAAATGCAGGCATGTAACAGAGTGAGTCATGTTAGAGAGGGGAACCACATCTATCTGTAATGTTACTTTGTTTTAAGATTCTTAACGAAAATCAGGCTGCTTGGATCACTTCCCCACTGCTTGCTAGTATGTCACATAAGTCTATCCGTTCTTGAGTCACTGACAGTCTGCCTTGGACGGGTTCTTTCTCTGATAATATCCAGATGCCAAATAGATCACTGATGCATGTTCCTCCTAGACTTTGAGGGCTGCAAGTTGTCCTGTGAATACTTGACAGTGGAATCCCTTGCTGTTTTGCTGTAAGCATATACTTGGCTGGTCTGAAAAATGGGACTTCAAAGAGTTTACGCTTGTGCAGCTCAAGACACAGCATCTCAGTGGCTGCTTTTTAATACCTCTGTCAAAATTCGATTTCTTGGTCTTCCCTTCTTTAAAATGACTATAATTTACTtgcctcctaaattttttttaaaattgtatgtgCAGTGCTCTGAGATAGCTTGGATCAGAATCACTAGTCTactctgttttgttcatttcatTCTTCGTTGTGCTTATTCTAATCCTTACTTGCTGCGTCACTAATTTTTTGGCTCTCCCCACTATGTTCGTATTTTGCATCTCACATTTGTAAGCTGAGGTTTTTGACTATAGGAACATACATGTCCGTGCAGCAGTTACTCTAATGCAGGCCTGGTCCATGATTTGCAGCTGTGCGTGCTACCGCAGTGAGACGATACTGCAGCATGGTGTTAGAGGGCACTCCGGGCCTTGCAGAGCCATCTCGTAGACGGGAGTCTTAGCCCTAACAGCTTGCCATTCAAGATTCATGGGACTTCTTGTGTTACCTGGATCTTGGCCAAATTTCAGCTTGAGTATAATTGCATTTGGCCTCCTGTAAAAGCTTCCTTTCCGTCTCAAATGACAGTGGCGGTCTCCAATTCCTGTTCTTATCTGCTGTGTAATCTTGCTGggcttctgtttaaaaatgacTTTGTTCCAAGCCAGGAGTGGCCGTTTCTAGTAGCCAAACAGCCCTGTTACAAATCAGAGGGGAAATAGGTAGGCTTAAGTAGTGCTTGTGGAGTTTGAGATGAGACTTCTGTTGCTTCAGCTTCCACTTactaacaggagaaaaagtgacATATAGAGAAGATCTTTACACTGCCATTCTGTGTCTGTCTCCGTTTCCATGCTGTGGagtgcaggagggagaaggacACGACCAGGAGTTTGCTGAATGACAAACGCTTGGTTGCTGAGCAGAAGGAGCGCTACAGCCAGTACAGTGTGATTGTGGAGGAGATTCCTGTGCAGCCAGGAGAAGCTCAGCTCTATGAGGAGGACTATGAGGATGAGTACGATGACACTTACGATGGAAATCAAGTGGGGGCAAACGATGCTGACTCAGATGATGAGCTGATCAGTAGGAGGTAGGTGCTGCGGCTTCCGTCAATGGCAGGTTGATGGGAATCGCCGCCTAGAGTTGTCTGGCTCGCACAAACCTGTTCCACGCTGGTTTTTGGCTCTGTTTCTCGATGAGGATGTGCGTGCTTCAAACCAcccctttctctgctgctgctttctctgtaACATGCAAGGAGGGAGATTTGGGTCTCTCTTCTCCTGTTGGTAGGGAGCGTTGCCGTGGCGTGCACCCAGGATGTTCTCAGGCTTCCACTTTCTGTGTCTGCAGGACTCGGCCATTGCCTCAACTAATCAACAAATCGAAGAGGGGAATTTGCCATTGTGTTGGAACTTGCACTCAGCAGTGCTTTTGCTCCTAGAAAACTATCCTGCAGTGGGAGAAAATGAGCTATCTTGAATAATCAGGATTGAGTGTAGCTGGGCAATGTAAAATGGCTGGTTAGCAAAGGAAAACTTCAAAATTTGGAGAACTGTACAACCGGACTTCTCCTTGCCAATCCCCTCTGACATCTCAGAGTGCTGACACCTGGAATTCAGTCCTTGATGGACTGCACAGCACTCTCCACAATGACTGACAGCTGGGGACAATTAGCTTTTAGGAAGCAAAGGGTTAGTTTGGGATGGGGGTTgtagaatatttattttagaaatgagcTAGAGATAGAACATGTGTGCTTTAAAAGCTGgtttaacatttctgaaagtgGCCTTTTAAATTCTGATGTATTATGAAGATGTCACCATTTCTAATCTCAAACCAAAATGCATCTTTGAGGTTCCTTtgtcccttttgttttttttttccctgctaaagCAAGGTGAGGCTTCAATTTAAATCCTTTTTGTGGTTTGCCTGTAACAGTGTGGCACTCGGGTCTTTTCCCCTACTTCAGGTGCTCAGTGCTCACTGCTCCTAGAGAGGCAGTAGGAACAACTAGTGAATGTTACTGCTGGAAACTAGAGCTATAGGTTTGAAGGTAACAAAGGCTTTTCtggttttacatttatttctttgaCAGTGGAATGGTGGATCTGAATTCCAATAGAATTTAAGCACAcgcagatatatatatatataaaaaagaagagcTATAGGCATGTGGTAAATTCTGCCTCCACCCCCCCAGGCCCTTTGCTGCTCTGCGTGTGCAGGGTGATTCATAAAGCTTGATGGATTTCTCCAAGTATTTCCCCCTGTATGAAAGTGGGGCACAGCAATGAAACTGGGCCTCTGTGGACCACTGACCGGTCATAGAGGTTTTAGAGCACAGCACTTTCTGATTATTAATGTTTCTGTCTGAGTTTGAGCTTGAGGTTTGAGGGTTTGTCTTTGTACAACAGATGCTCCCTGACTGGTGAGCTAAAGCCTAGCTAAGTGTGCTCCTTACTAACGCCTTGGGGCTGTGCCTGGATCCCCGTCTCCCAGAGGAAGCAGTTGTTCCATTGGAGAAATTCCTTGTAAGGTTTCAGGTTTTTCCTGACCTGCTGCCTTTTttaactattattattttcagtaacaACTTCATAGTGAACATTCCCCAGTGAAGAACATGTGTTCGTTAATTGCCCATAGTAAATGTGTCATTAGCTACTGGGtcccttgcttctttttctgaagaaaaaaaaaaaagtccatgaaATTTGTAGATTCTCATTTTTGAAAGATAGGATGCAAACCGAAAAGGATATGCTGTTCAGTGAAACGTTTGGGGCTGTACTGTCTTCACTGCTGACTATTTGTGTCTTAATTCTCAGGCCATTCACAATTCCTCAGGTCTTGAGACCCAAAGGAcaggaggaaggacaggaggaagaggaagaggaggaagaggaggaagaggaagctgaaaaggaaagaacaaaggtGACATTTAGTTTGTGGTTGGAGTTGCATTAAGATTTGCCATATGTCTTATCTGTTTCACCTGCAGAGTGATGTGGAGCAGATTTCCTCTTTCAGAGAGTGAATCTATTAAGAGTAGCATGGAGACTGAGCTGCTTTTCAGAGTGGCTACTTCTGCGGTCTGCTGGACTGTGAAATGGCCCCTGAGTACAGTTATCCACTGCTTCCTAGGCTAACCATGCCGGAGCAATGACACTTACTCCATGGAGAGGTTTAATCTCCTTTATTCCGTAGACAGACGATGCAAGCAGAACACTTTGAGGGTCACTAATGCTCTGTTGTCATGGATATACTGGAAATAGTGATGTCGATGGTGTTGCTGG
Coding sequences:
- the ASCC2 gene encoding activating signal cointegrator 1 complex subunit 2 isoform X5 codes for the protein MQKCLHRSVFLTFLRMSTHKESKDHFITPSVFGEIIYNNFLFDIPKILDLCVLFGKGNGLLLQKMIENIFTQQPNYFSDLDETLPTVLQVFNNILHKCGLQCEGASAEPQKLEEKVNVTPGNMPLQELKDIVLYLCDTCTTLWAFLDVFPLACQTFQKHEFCYRLASFYELAIPELESAIKKRHYEDNSVFADLWRRISHSRKKMIEAFHILINQVCLQPILESSCENIQPFIEEFLQIFTSVLQERRFLCDYDELFPVEDDVSLLQQASSTLDETRTAYILQAVESAWEGIDRKKAQGVKDPTPPAASNGASAIVESTAEDMEELGATYASEDECAGAAAAPVVKVSGVELDSLISQVKDLLPDLGEGFILACLEEYSYNAEQVINNILEDKLVPYLDKLDRTMQRQLKPDPTPLVTSRYNVFQNDEFDVFSRDSVDVSRIQKGKRREKDTTRSLLNDKRLVAEQKERYSQYSVIVEEIPVQPGEAQLYEEDYEDEYDDTYDGNQVGANDADSDDELISRRPFTIPQVLRPKGQEEGQEEEEEEEEEEEEAEKERTKDHFVQDPAVLRERAEARRLAYLARKGHKHNSSAVVGNVKGHGQNRETVQERRKKEANKSTRANHNRRVMADRKRNKGMIPS